A genomic window from Candidatus Andeanibacterium colombiense includes:
- the pstB gene encoding phosphate ABC transporter ATP-binding protein PstB, with product MKMSADKVSVYYGEKKALDEVSIEIPSEFVTAFIGPSGCGKSTFLRTLNRMNDTIANARVEGEIMLDGEDIYKSGMDVVQLRARVGMVFQKPNPFPKSIYENIAYGPKIHGLAESRADLDAVVERSLRRAGLWDEVKDRLADSGTALSGGQQQRLCIARAIAVDPEVILMDEPCSALDPIATARIEELIDELKGRFAIVIVTHSMQQAARVSQRTAFFHLGKMVEYGHTSDIFTNPREERTKDYITGRYG from the coding sequence ATGAAGATGAGCGCCGACAAGGTCTCGGTCTATTACGGTGAGAAGAAGGCGCTCGACGAGGTCTCGATCGAGATCCCGAGCGAGTTCGTCACCGCCTTCATCGGTCCGTCGGGCTGCGGCAAATCGACCTTCCTGCGCACGCTCAACCGCATGAACGACACGATCGCCAATGCGCGTGTCGAAGGCGAGATCATGCTCGACGGCGAGGATATCTACAAATCGGGCATGGACGTGGTCCAGCTACGCGCGCGGGTCGGGATGGTGTTCCAGAAGCCCAACCCATTTCCCAAGTCGATCTACGAGAACATCGCCTACGGCCCCAAGATCCACGGCCTCGCTGAAAGCCGCGCCGATCTGGACGCGGTGGTCGAACGCTCGCTGCGCCGCGCCGGCCTGTGGGACGAGGTCAAGGATCGCCTGGCCGACAGCGGCACCGCGCTCTCGGGCGGCCAGCAGCAGCGTCTGTGCATCGCGCGCGCGATCGCGGTCGATCCCGAAGTGATCCTGATGGACGAGCCCTGCTCGGCGCTCGACCCGATCGCCACCGCGCGGATCGAGGAGCTGATCGACGAATTGAAAGGCCGCTTCGCGATCGTGATCGTGACCCATTCGATGCAGCAGGCTGCGCGCGTTTCGCAGCGTACGGCTTTCTTCCACCTTGGAAAAATGGTCGAGTACGG
- the pstA gene encoding phosphate ABC transporter permease PstA — translation MSEAVPSPAAPPARNAERIAARLKARHRAEARFRALGLGAVVLSALVLALLLFTMTSNGLGGFTRNELRFPIDLTTGVLNIQSAQIEGTDAVQALDTAALKDVVELSAEKALGEQASGELATTAWREVAQQIIADPTLLSRRFDVSVPVSDAMAKALRGEGDPQLGLLARKLKQEGKLHRALDIGFLTRSDATSPQQVGIWGALKGSILTMLVTLGVAFPVGVAAAVYLEEYAPKNRWTDLIEVSINNLAAVPSIIFGLLGLAVFLWIFPYYRSAPLIGGLTLALMTMPVIVISGRNAIKAVPPSIRDGALAIGASPIQVVFHHVLPLALPGILTGTIIGMARALGETAPLLMIGMRAFVATPPGSFTEPATALPVQIYLWSDEIDRGFVERTSAAIIVLLIFLLVMNGLAIYLRNRFEKTW, via the coding sequence ATGAGTGAGGCCGTGCCTTCTCCCGCAGCCCCCCCGGCCCGGAATGCCGAGCGCATCGCCGCGCGGCTGAAGGCCCGGCATCGCGCCGAAGCCCGCTTCCGCGCACTCGGCCTCGGCGCGGTCGTGTTGTCGGCGCTGGTGCTCGCGCTGCTGCTATTCACAATGACCTCCAACGGCCTCGGCGGCTTCACGCGGAACGAATTGCGCTTCCCGATCGACCTGACCACCGGCGTGCTCAATATCCAGTCAGCCCAGATCGAAGGGACCGATGCGGTTCAGGCACTCGACACCGCCGCACTGAAGGACGTGGTCGAGCTTTCGGCCGAGAAAGCGCTCGGCGAACAGGCTTCGGGCGAGCTGGCCACCACTGCTTGGCGCGAAGTGGCGCAGCAGATCATTGCCGATCCCACACTGCTGTCGCGGCGCTTCGACGTGTCGGTTCCGGTGAGCGACGCGATGGCCAAGGCGCTGCGCGGCGAAGGCGATCCGCAGCTCGGCCTCCTGGCACGGAAGTTGAAGCAGGAGGGCAAACTCCACCGCGCGCTCGATATCGGCTTCCTGACCCGCTCCGACGCCACCAGCCCGCAGCAGGTCGGCATCTGGGGCGCGCTCAAGGGCTCTATCCTGACGATGCTGGTGACGCTGGGCGTGGCCTTCCCGGTCGGGGTCGCGGCGGCGGTCTATCTCGAGGAATATGCGCCGAAAAACCGCTGGACCGATCTGATCGAGGTCTCGATCAACAACCTAGCCGCGGTCCCTTCGATCATCTTCGGCCTGCTCGGCCTCGCGGTGTTCCTGTGGATATTCCCCTATTACCGCTCAGCCCCGCTGATCGGGGGGCTCACCCTGGCGCTGATGACAATGCCGGTGATCGTGATCTCTGGCCGCAATGCGATCAAGGCTGTCCCGCCGTCGATCCGTGACGGGGCGCTCGCGATCGGCGCGTCGCCGATCCAGGTGGTGTTCCATCACGTGTTGCCGCTCGCACTACCCGGCATCCTTACCGGTACCATCATCGGCATGGCCCGCGCCTTGGGCGAAACCGCGCCGCTGCTGATGATCGGGATGCGCGCCTTCGTCGCGACCCCGCCCGGCAGCTTCACCGAGCCCGCGACCGCGCTGCCGGTGCAGATCTATCTGTGGTCCGACGAAATCGACCGCGGTTTCGTCGAGCGGACATCCGCCGCGATTATCGTGCTATTGATCTTCCTGCTGGTGATGAATGGCCTCGCCATCTACCTGCGCAACCGTTTCGAGAAGACCTGGTGA